A window of Choloepus didactylus isolate mChoDid1 chromosome 21, mChoDid1.pri, whole genome shotgun sequence contains these coding sequences:
- the ZFAND2A gene encoding AN1-type zinc finger protein 2A isoform X1 translates to MEFPDLGKHCSEKTCKQLDFLPLKCDACKQDFCKDHFTSVAHRCPFAFKKDVHVPVCPLCNSPVPVRKGELPDVVVGEHMDRHCQCNPVKTKAKIFTHRCSKEGCRKKEMLPLACDQCQSNFCIQHRHPLDHGCKHSGHPGSRAGGSDMRALEPQPPGALSPCSPRWLAQRFRWKIRR, encoded by the exons attttctTCCACTAAAATGTGATGCATGTAAACAAGATTTTTGTAAAGATCACTTTACGTCTGTTGCTCATAGATGTCCTTTTGCATTCAAGAAG GATGTGCATGTCCCAGTGTGCCCGCTTTGTAACAGTCCTGTCCCAGTGAGGAAGGGAGAGCTGCCGGACGTGGTGGTGGGCGAGCACATGGACCGGCACTGCCAGTGCAACCCCGTGAAGACGAAGGCGAAG atttttacACACCGGTGCTCTAAAGAAGGCTGCAGGAAGAAGGAGATGCTGCCGCTGGCTTGTGACCAGTGTCAGAGCAACTTCTGTATTCAGCACAGACATCCCCTGGACCACGGCTGCAAGCACAGCGGCCACCCTGGCAGCAGGGCGGG GGGTTCGGACATGAGGGCCTTGGAGCCCCAGCCGCCGGgagccctgagcccctgctctccCCGTTGGCTGGCTCAGCGGTTCAG ATGGAAAATACGGAGATGA